A section of the Pseudomonas tritici genome encodes:
- a CDS encoding shikimate 5-dehydrogenase — protein MQMHPNKDTRLCMSLSARPGNFGLRFHNHLYEQLGLNFYYKAFSSQDLPGAIGGIRALNIRGCGVSMPFKEAAIALVDELDDSVQAIDSLNTIVNTDGHLKAYNTDYIAIEQLLKQHAVPQSSTFALRGSGGMAKAVASALRDGGYANGVIVARNQAAGRALAQNLGYEWLPELGDLRPQMLINVTPIGMTGGPEAHALAFDAEAVDAAETVFDVVAIPSETPLIVRGRAKGKRVITGLEVIAIQALEQFVLYTGVRPTPEQFEKAVVFARA, from the coding sequence ATGCAGATGCACCCCAACAAGGACACTCGGCTGTGCATGTCACTGTCGGCGCGCCCCGGGAATTTTGGCCTGCGTTTTCATAACCACCTGTACGAACAGTTGGGTCTGAACTTCTACTATAAAGCCTTCAGCAGCCAGGATTTGCCCGGTGCGATCGGTGGTATCCGCGCGTTGAACATCCGTGGTTGCGGGGTTTCCATGCCGTTCAAGGAGGCCGCCATTGCCTTAGTGGACGAACTCGACGATTCAGTTCAAGCCATCGACTCGCTGAACACCATCGTCAACACCGATGGGCATCTCAAGGCCTACAACACCGATTACATCGCCATCGAGCAACTGCTGAAACAGCACGCCGTGCCGCAGTCATCCACATTCGCCCTGCGTGGCAGCGGCGGCATGGCCAAGGCCGTGGCCAGTGCCTTGCGCGATGGCGGCTACGCGAATGGCGTAATAGTGGCGCGTAACCAAGCCGCAGGCCGCGCCTTGGCGCAGAACCTGGGCTATGAGTGGTTGCCCGAGCTAGGGGACTTGCGCCCGCAGATGCTGATTAACGTGACACCTATCGGCATGACCGGTGGGCCTGAGGCGCACGCCCTGGCGTTTGATGCTGAAGCCGTGGATGCTGCCGAAACGGTGTTCGATGTGGTAGCGATCCCCTCTGAAACCCCATTGATCGTGCGCGGCCGTGCCAAAGGCAAACGGGTAATTACCGGCTTGGAAGTGATCGCGATCCAGGCGTTGGAGCAATTTGTGCTCTATACCGGTGTGCGTCCGACCCCAGAGCAATTCGAGAAAGCCGTGGTGTTTGCGCGTGCCTGA